agctcatcttcccttctgctatcacgaggatcttacgccatttttctgttcccttTCCCGTGTCCGACCATTTCCACATCATGTATGCCATTGATGCCGCTACTGTTAAACGGAGCGAGGTGCAGTTTCATTTGAGGCGGTCCAGGTTGGCAACTCTTCCCACTCCTTCTACTCCATCCACTTCCACTCCCTCTACTTCAGCGGGAGGTGTGACTCTGGAGGCGATCATGGCACAGCTttagcgcatggatgctcgcctcgaTACACTCTCTACTGAGTTGTATTAGGTGAACACCTGTGTCGGCCGTAGTGCTAGATGGCAGGCTCGCCTTGGTGGCTTTGTCGAGTCTCCCTCTCCTCCTCCCGTAGCACCTGAGGCATTCAAGGACGATGATAACTCCgacgacgatgatgatgatgaggatggagATGGTAGCTCTTCCACTACTAATGAGTAGATACTCTTACCCCTtatcactcgtgacaaaaatggggagtagttttgatTATAAGGGTAGTCAtagttagggggagagttagtataggagatttttgaTAGGGGGAGAGTGCACATTAAGGAATGTAGTGAGgctttgatgtatttttttcttttctttctatttgagATACATCACATCTTGtatattggtcttgtgaccattattgacatacattgttcTTAAATTCCTTATATagtgatgtatgtttttcttttcacctatctctccatgtgttatttcttttctttctttatatacatgtttcttatattatgtatgcaatctattatttctgtttcacattaagatgccttgatgagttttgtttaaagtgtttcagaaatacaggttgtcaaagtctacttgccataaactctcttcttacaaagtttttcaagagtttgtgttaggatagattttattgtatttaaaaagtgaatatgagttgagtgatttatgacttctcttatatctcatttgtttgttgtggttttgtcacggattgtcaaagggggagattgttaggacatatgtgattaaaGTGTTAGGAACAtacactattttatgtaattggctaatcctttgacaaatgcactttacttataattgggtagatctaagatgtgtttaatgctttaagaaataaggtttcgagttcaagtgttaaagccatgcaagtctgtccaagattcaagtgtgaAAAGTGTTGTTAATTAAAgttcgacagctagcatctatcgagacttgaagagctgttccagcTCGTGGCTCTACAATAGCTCAACAGATAggtatctgttgaggtttatgaaacttaGCTTTTCCGAACTATTTTTCATTCAATCGGTGAATatatgtttgggttttcttttttcacaaccctaaacatatacaaggattattttaagggctgtaaAAGGTGACACACAATAGCACAAGAGCAAATTTCACAAGAGTGAAGAAGTGTGATCGGAAACctagttttgccctagttcttgaagaagttgctgtgtttatacaccatagggttttgtgaccaagaaaCTTCATGatctgaagaactttgcagccaacaactttctctagttggtgattgaagtcgcgtactgggatccgcgcaattggttagtcacgtattgagagctgtgcattacaaggagagattgtcattacaaaacaagtccaattggatattggggtaagggttcaattgtaggttggtataaggtactgggattcctttacttataactgcttgttttgataatagtaaattctcaggagtggtgaccttaaaatcaccccgtggggtttttgccgtgtaagttttccccattcataaacaaatcaccgtgtcaatttaatttccactacatatttagtttaattggtgatttgtttatgttaCCACATACTTTgaatgttaatttgattaattaacaaacttgactaattaattaattaattagtcacaAGGAGTcgattcgtttttggcctatcatatGGCCAACGCAGTAGGTGGCCTAGTGGTAAGGGATTTGGGTCAACAAGACTCCAGTCTTGAATTTAAGTATCTCCTCACTATTGAATGTGTTGGTGTCTATCTTCTTCTAGTTGTCTTGGGTGTAAGAGTTTGCCCCTTCCCcctatgcattttctttttaccaaaaaagaattgttttaatttgcgtttattaaaaattatagggTAAACTACGTATTTGGTTCTTATTCCTTACACCATATTTCACTTTGGTTCCTAACCATAttcaattgtgttaatttagtcTATGTTGTTAGctcttggatgaaaattgctGACAtggcaaacaaccaaaataaaaaattagtttattgttacattaatcaaaactgattttttttattgtggtCGTTTACTATGTTAGCAATTTCCAAATACATAGGGATCAAATACACAATTTACCCAAAACTATATATACTAGTAGTTGCTTCCTCTTTTATATAGAGGGAATCACGTGGCACATGAAAGGGGTGAGTCAGTTACCACTACATTATAAATTTTCAACCTTTTCACGAAAAAAACTTAGGTATTCCCAAAGTAGCAGGGCTCTCACAAAGGGGATGGGCCTCACACGTAGGTCCCATTATGGAGCCCACCCCCTTTGTGAGAGCTTAGAGCACTACTCGAGACTACTTCAGAATTTCCCATTTTCACAGTAAAGTAAACACACCAAGTCTAGTGACGTTTCTAGGATATATTTTTAGGTGGGTCAGCAAGAAGATGCATTTTGggtagaaaaagagagagtgaatCTTGTGGTCTACGTGATTTCTTTATTAGAAAATGATTCATAGTATGTACTAGTAAGAGGATAAAAGATAAGAAGTGCtacatctataatattttcacaacaatttttgaaCACATTTTAGGTTATAAGTCATttttagttctaatttaaactactactgaaattactttttttctcgTCAATAATAGCTAGTTACAATCTGCCACTTAGGCTTTATTATGGGCGCATTATAAACATAGTgtttcttatataaaataaactataagttcattgcATATTGTTTATTAATACGATGAAGATAATAATTATTGTTGCTAAGATTAAATCTTGGAAATCatctattatttttaaatacactcaacctataaattattgtttttaagtGAACTCCAAGTGAGAtctaaatacaataaatttttatgtattagtttatttaaaatttgttaagatctaaatgatattttttagatttaagatgaacaaatttatacttttgttgttagatttactattttttcccccatattttagatcaaattggttttattttttattttggtgtgGTTAAAAAGACCATGATATTGTCAAGATGATCATATTCAAATTCATTTCAGctaagcttaaaaaaaaattaggtttagggggttcaaaatttattttaggagggtcaaataaaaaaattaaaaatttatatataaatattttttttggcccAACTCAGGgagttcatttgaacccctgaaCTGTACCTAGAGCGGTCCATGACCAAGTCAATTATCAAATTCAATCCAATgacaaaagaggaaaagaacAAAGTCTTCCCAAATGTCTGACATCTCTGCTGCCCGTGAGTTTTTCATTAGGTGAAGAACACAAGAAGAGGAACAAGGCCAAAGTCAAGCTGAGTAAAGGCTTTAGTTTATggattgagacttgagagagaaTCCCAGGAAAAGTTCATTGCAGATCCGGACTTTTTATTTGAGCAAATGCCACCAGTAATTTCCACCATATAGGAAATGTTATTGCTATCACACTTTTCTGTTCTCTATTCTCCCACCAACCTAGACCTggtattttttttgggctatGCGTAATCTTTCTTCCACCCATTACTGTCACGTTCGTCACTGCAACATCACAAGGTGGAAAATTCTCCTAAATGGAGTATTATTCAGATGCCCCCCTTTGCACGTATAGATTAAAGTAGTATACAATTTTTGACTCTTTAGAAAAGAATTATTATAAAATCCTCTGGATTATTCATATAGCAGTATTACGAATTAAGACCCACATTGAGACTCGTGTTGAGGGCAACAGCAACGTCATACACtgttgttagagatatattaaacTAATAGAATAGATCCAAACTCAATTTTACTGTGTGcaagtcaaattttttacttttattaaaataaagtgatattttaaattaaagcaaACATGCatgaaagaaatgaacaaataaaatctttaaacatttacatttaaaataatttaggaACTCaccctaattttatttttatttttaaaaaatgaatgaatagaagaggaagaaatttatagaaaaaagttTAACTTCAAACCGGattaaaactattttctttAAACTTACTAGGtagttaatgaaaaaaaaattcatatgtaattttagtcacataattttaaatgaattttgttaatattaattatgctacttatttaaataatgcatATAATTTTAGTCTCATAAACCGtgtacataaaaataaaaatcaaatctaaatgTTGGGTAAAGACTAGAAAAGTCCATAACCTTAACCTGCCCTCAATTGTTAATGTTAGTTATGCTACTTATTTAaagaatgacaaaatttagttacaaaattggttgtagcccaAAGTTACAgttttactcaataaaataagtattactacatattttgaaaatctaacagttgaattacatattctttaCGATCTTAATagacatgtcaaattttgtattaatcggatattatttactatatgatctatgagcttatattttatgcatagttttaaactacaaaaacttgcaatttaaacaatttattaatgacatagctattgatctttaattttctagaaattttgcaagcatgaagaatataagaaaaagatgtaatccaatgatggatttgttaaaattcacctccaataaaaagatattgaataagatTGTAGCTTAaaactacaatcaattttgtaactaaaatttgtcttttaaagaataaatataGTTGGGTGACTTAGGTCCTGTTAATGTATGCCTTTAGGGTACACATTAATCATCAATTTTAAGAAGCTTTTTATGAGAAAGCAAAAAAGgtgtcaaaaaaaaagttaatcactttttagttttcaaataaaaaattttctaaaatgacTTACTAATATATGGTTTTATTACTTCATATTGTTTTAGTCTTATaaaccttttttaaaaaaaagagtctaaaaaagagaataaattgGGTCAGGAGTTGGCGTAAAAGGTATGTTTTACGCCAATCAATCTTGACCCACCACGTCAtcgattttttcttttctttttagcaaaaaagatTAAGCCTTAAGCCTTAagcctctctccctctctttctcttctctcctcaCCCAATCTCTTCATCTCTGaatcaaacccacaacctcCATGGCCGGAGCTTTAAAGCTCTACACAAGCCACCAACACCACTGCCATGGCCGAAACTCTATGGTTCAACCAATAGCTGCCACCGCGAGCCACGCTGGGGTGGCCCTATTTTCCCTCAgcttctctctctatctctatttctctttttgtttttatttttttgttgttgttctttcaTTTATGGCCAAAAGTTTCTCTTTTTATTGCCTGCATGTTTGTGGGTTTGGGGATTTGGTTTCATTTTGGGGTTTAATGATTTGGAAAAATAAGggattttgatttgggtttagGGGTTGTAAGAAAGAAAGGATTTTTGTTTCGAGTTTTGGGTGTTCAAAAGGTTGGATTTTTGGCTTGGGTGTGGCTATGTTTTTGCGTTGGGATTTTGGGGCTTGGGGTTTTCTATGGCTGGATGCGTGTGTGCTGTGTTTTATGTAATGCTTGTGATGTGTGAACACAAGTAAAATCAACAGATGAACACAGCACGCACAGTAGTGGCTCACGACGGCGACTATTGGTTGGACTGTGGAGTTTTAGCCATGGCAATGGTGTTGGTGGCTTGTGTTGAGCTTTGAAGCTCCGACCATGgaggttgtgggtttgattCAGAGATGGAGAGATTGGGtgaggagagaagagaaagaaagggagagaggcTTAAGGCTTAAGGCCCATTTGGTatgtgtgtttaaacaacaattttcagtttttttagaaatatgtgtgggtgaaaaaatgtgtaaaaatacgtgtaatattgtttaaaaactgaaaacatgtgtttgaatttgCATACTAAATAGGactttaatctttttttcaaaaaaaaaaaaaaaaaaaaaaaaaaagggttggtGACATGGTCGGTCAGGAATGGCTGGCgtaaaacacattttttacGCCAGCCCTGACTCAATTTATTCTcttaaacaaaaatcaaatctaatcgtggataaagactaaagagaaaagtcaaatttcatcaaaataaaaaaagagataagtCCATAGCATTCAGATGATTATCTCTGTATTCGCCCCACGTGACAGTCACACTTCGTGTTCGTCACTGCTCGCGACTTCACTGAATCAGTCAGAAAAGGTCCTATACTCCTATCAGTGAAGTCCTATATAAAGGGTAGCTCGGTGAACACATATAGATAACATTCAGCATCAGATTAAAAAGACCTTCAAACTGAAACCTCGGAACTCTctgaacaacaacaaaaaagaacgTCATCAATGGCAGCTGCGTAAGTGTCTAGGAATTTGAAATCACCAAGAATTCTCCGTTTTCTCAACtgtctttttttggttgttgttctTTTGGGGTTCTCTGAATTTTGTCGTAATTAAGGATAAGATTGTTTACTAACGTTGTTATGTGTTGTGCAGGACCGTGAACGACCATCGTCCCGCCGTCTTGGATGCCACTTCTGAGCCCCCTCCTCTCTTCGATGGAACCACAAGGTTTCATTCTTCAGTCTtcagtccctttttttttttttttgttaatgtcTGTCACACACAGCCTCAGTGTATTCAATACACGATTtcagttataattttttgaaaacgtGAAATTGtgtcttcaaaacaaaatttcataatttatcCGAAATCGTGTTTAGATGATGCGGCAGTGTCATACAGAGCACACACTGGTATAATTAAGAAcgatattttcttttcttcttcttcttcttcttttatttttatttttattttgttttgtccGATATTCACTGTCTTTAGTCTTTACCATGTCCTTAGTTTACGATTTTATACCTtgtatgctaaaataaaattggtctttttctttttttgtaggTTGTACATCACTTATACATGCCCACATGCACAGCGTGTGTGGATCCTCAGGAACTATAAGGTTATTTTCATAACTTTTTGtcctctttgttcttttttcttaatttgttcGATACTGCGCCTTTTCAGCTTGTAATTTCAATTAAAAGACAGACCCTTTAGCCCTTCTGtccttttcctcttcttggtttctttttttctttttctttttttggatttaatatTTAAGTTGATGAATATTTTGAGCTGCAGGGATTACAAGACAAGATTAAATTAGTTGCAATTAACATTCAGAACAGGCCTGCCTGGTACAAAGAGAAAGTCTACCATGTAAACAAGGTGATATTCTTAAACGAAATATGTCTATCCAATGCATACTTCATTGAGCTAGTTGTTTGAATTTCTTGATTgatcatcaaatttttttttttcaaattatcaGGTACCCTCGTTGGAACACAATGGCAAAGTCATTGGGGAGAGCCTTGATTTGCTTAAATATGTAGACAGCAACTTTGAAGGGCCTACTTTTCACCTCAATGTAAGATTTGCATAATTCCAAGTGCCCTTCAGAAAAGCTCTCTTCCTCTCTTGGAATTTTACTGAAGTTATGATATGACTGTAGGATCCTGCTAAAAAAGAGTTTGCTGAAGAATTGACAACCTACAGTGATACCTTCATCAAGATACTGTTCGCATCATTCAAAGGAGACACAATCAAAGAAGCAGGTAAGACTTAAAACTTGCTGACTCTCTTGAGTCTTGACAGCATTTTGTATTGAAGCCAGGCTCACTAACACCTTAAACTTGCATCAGGTCCTTGTTTTGACTACCTAGAGAATGCTCTTCATAAATTTAATGATGGGCCTTTCTTACTTGACCATGACTTCAATATGGTAAGTTGACTTCTCAACTATGATTTTAGTCTTTCGTTGGTGCTGCGTTGCCTGCCTTATTGTATTTATTGACCTTGGTACACTCTCCTTAAACATATTaaagattcaaattttattttacctatGCTCTGGAAAATGATTATATAGTTTGTATGTAAATATGGGAAATGGAAACCAGTAATATGCATGATTATTAAACAATATTTTCTACAATTCCTCCTTTGATTTATGAGTGAAACTATGTGATCTTCAGGTGGACATAGTTTACATCACGTTTGTTGAAAAATCCCAAGACTTCCTTTCAGCAGTGTGGAATTATGACATAACGGCAGGAAGACCTAAACTTGCTAGGTGGATCGAGGTAAATTGAAATACGTATGATGTTTAGTTGCGCTTGCAAGCTCTACTAATCTAAGATTTACAAATTGTAAGATTAATTATCTTCCTTATTTAGTTAGgaacaaagtttaactacaaacttagttgtagtcaATGGTTATAACTCTCTTcgatatctttttattggatata
The sequence above is drawn from the Quercus robur chromosome 7, dhQueRobu3.1, whole genome shotgun sequence genome and encodes:
- the LOC126691735 gene encoding glutathione S-transferase L3-like; protein product: MAAATVNDHRPAVLDATSEPPPLFDGTTRLYITYTCPHAQRVWILRNYKGLQDKIKLVAINIQNRPAWYKEKVYHVNKVPSLEHNGKVIGESLDLLKYVDSNFEGPTFHLNDPAKKEFAEELTTYSDTFIKILFASFKGDTIKEAGPCFDYLENALHKFNDGPFLLDHDFNMVDIVYITFVEKSQDFLSAVWNYDITAGRPKLARWIEEINKIDAYKSTKTDPKVTVEFFTSVFLAKN